ttatattattattgttaattcaACATAAACATATAAGAGTCAGTGATGTTAGTGTCCATGaggttcagtttaaatttaGAGGGTTAAAATGACTCAGCTGACTGCCCTCTAcagatgtcactgtgatgtcaccctGATGTCACCGTGACGTCACCGTAATGTCACGGTGATGTCACCGTAATGTCACTGTGTCACCGTGATGTCACCGTGATGTCATGACCACAGACCACCATCAGGCTGACTTCACtcgctgtttttaaaaagaagagaaaaaaatgagttcagttttttcttttattagtttttgttgttgtgaacattattgattattgattattgattattgatcagacGACACATATCAATCACTGAACTTCAGACTGAGCTGAAATCAGTGAATCAGTCTGAAGGATCCAATCAGCAGGTAGAGTTTCTGTTTCACTGCTGCACAAACGATTCAGCAATAAATAAAGTcactgattggttgattgattggttggttgatagTCAGGTGTGTTACCGATAGATAGATtaaggaacagagaggaactCTACATCTTTTTACTGAATGTTCAACATGGCCGactgttaccatggaaacacacaacaCTGTTTACTGATACTGATTATATGCTAACGTGCTAACGTGCTAACGTGCTAACGTGCTTCAGGCCTTCAGGCCTTCAGCCCCATCTGATTGATCTTGTTATTGATCCATTTGACTTTGACCATGGAGAAGAACGGCGGGCTGTGATTGGACGAGGCGTTGAGGGGGCGGTTCTCCTCCACGCTGCGCCTGATGGAGCGAACGTCAGCAGCTGATAGGCCGGTtttcagagagaggagagccGACACGTGAGCGTCgctgaggagagaaagaaaaacaataaaacagagaaactgGATGTAAGACATGATCAGAGTTCATCCTAGAAGACAAAGAGACATCAGAGAGACAGTGTGAAAACCGCTCTGATTATCAGATCAAatcatgaatcagctgtttgatgATCAGCTGATTTATTTAGAGATGAATCTGAGTGATCTCAGCAGGTTTGCAGCTTAAAGAAGAGATGCTGGTACTCAGCAGGCTGGAAAGAGTTCAAACCATGAATAAAGAGTTTGGACTCCACCAGCGTTAGAacatagaacacagaacatagaacatCAGTGTTCAGAAGAGACGCTGCTGTGCCTTCGCAGAGATGGTGGATGTATGTGAGACCAGGAGAGTCCTCAGTGATGGTGGATGTATGTGAGACCAGGAGAGTCCTCAGTGATGGTGGAGGTATGTGAGACCAGGAGAGTCCTCAGTGATGGTGGAGGTATGTGAGTCCTCAGTGATGGTGGATGTATGTGAGTCCTCAGTGATGGTGGAGGTATGTGAGACCAGGAGAGTCCTCAGTGATGGTGGAGGTATGTGAGTCCTCAGCGATGGTGGAGGTATGTGAGACCAGGAGAGTCCTCAGTGATGGTGGAGGTATGTGAGTCCTCAGTGATGGTGGATGTATGTGAGTCCTCAGTGATGGTGGAGGTATGTGAGACCAGGAGAGTCCTCAGTGATGGTGGAGGTATGTGAGACCAGGAGAGTCCTCAGTGATGGTGGAGGTATGTGAGTCCTCAGCGATGGTGGAGGTATGTGAGACCAGGAGAGTCCTCAGTGATGGTGGAGGTATGTGAGTCCTCAGTGATGGTGGATGTATGTGAGTCCTCAGTGATGGTGGAGGTATGTGAGACCAGGAGAGTCCTCAGTGATGGTGGAGGTATGTGAGTCCTCAGCGATGGTGGAGGTATGTGAGACCAGGAGAGTCCTCAGTGATGGTGAAGGCATGTGAGACCAGGAGAGTCCTCAGTGATGGTGGAGGTATGTGAGACCAGGAGAGTCCTCAGAGACTCTCTCCACTGCTTCACCAGTAATGAATACTGGCTTGTGATTggttctcctctctttcctgaaATCAGGATGAGATTATTAGAGGAACACCAGACTGTCAGGTTCTGTCTGCGGACTCATCGTAGTCGGAGATCAGGACCATGAAGGTCTTTGTGGGACAGGCAGACAGTCATGGTGGACAGGGCTCAGGACTCCTGAGGAACACCAGAGTTCAGGATGAGAGTGGAGGATGTTTCCAGCCTGATAATCTGAGGACGGTTGGTCAGGAACTCCAGGACCCAGATGTTGCGTTCAGGCCCGATCCATGAAGTTTAGATAGTAGGGGGTTAAAGGCTGAACTAGAGTCCAAGAAgagcatcctgatggtcctgaTGGTCCAGGTGCTCTTAATCTCTCAAAGCACTCGGCTGATCGAGGTGATACTCATGATGCTTTTCTGCTTGGGAATGGGCACAGTGGTTGTTGCTTTGAGACCAGTTGGGACAACAGTGTGGTTCAGGATGAAGATGTTAGTGAAGACCTCTACCAGCTGATCTGCACATGCCTGAAGTACCCGACCCAGATCACTGTCTGGTCCAGCTGCCTTCCTGACCTCATCTGAGTCCAGAATGATTGTCTGATGGTCTGAAGGCAGCCTGTCTGTTACCCTGCTGGTGTTATCTGCTTCATAGTGAGCAAAGAACCAGTTCAggtcctctgctgctctgtcatGACCCGGACCCACATACACCTGGTCCCTCCTGGTCCCTCCTGGTCCCTCCTGGTCCCTCCTGGTCCCTCCTGGTCCCTCCTGAGTCTGGAGCTGTCTCAGACTCCCCCTGGCTAGGCTGCAGCATCTCTAACTTTGTTCAGTCAGGGGTTCTGGTTAGTAAACACATGTTATTAGCAGTGGTGACATTTTGGGTACAACAGTTGATGTATGATAGTACGGATGTGTACTGATCCAGGTCTATGCACTGATCCAGGTCTGTGTAATGATCCAGATCTGTGTACTGATCCAGGTCTGTGTACTGATCCAGGTCTGTGTACTGATCCAGGTCTGTGTACTGATCCAGGTCTGTGTACTGATCCAGGTCTGTGTACTGATCCAGGTCTGTGTACTGATCCAGGTCTGTGTTGGtctgacctgctgctcctctcagtATTTTTCCAGTGACATCACACCTGTGACACCTGAGCCCCGCCTGGTCACACCTcccgtcaccacggcaaccaggtgGTTCTCACATAGCCGATGTGGGTCACATGTTTAGTGTTTGCATAGGATAGCACACACTGACCTGAAACCTGATCCCCACACTGaccttatacacacacacacacacacacacacacacacacacacactgacctgaaACCTGATCCCCACACtgaccttacacacacacacacacacacacacacacacacacacacacacgtatatatgTTGCCTATAAAGTGTGAATCACGtttatcaagaataaatcacatcgttatatttattatttatttcatgagaagtaaaaatattttattccaactttataaAGTAAATATATACTGAACATGTCACCTCATACAAAACATGATTCTGTCTGTctacccgtctctctctctgtctgtctctctctgtctctctgtctgcctgtctgtctctctctctctctctctctctctgtctctctctctgcctgtctgtctctctgtctgtctctctgtctacccgtctctctctctgtctgtctctctctgtctctctgtctgcctgtctgtctctctctctctctctctctgtctctctctctgtctgtctgtctctctgtctgtctgtctctctgtctgtctctctctctgtctgtctctctctgtctgtctctctctgtctctgtctctctgtctgtctctctctgtctgtccgtctgtctgtctgtctctctctctgtctctctctgtctgtctgtctctctgtctctctctgtctgtctgtctctctgtctgtctgtctctctgtctgtctctctctctgtctgtctctctctctgtctctctctgtctgtctctctctctgtctctctctgtctctctgtctctctctgtctgtctcacctgagGTCGGGGAACGTCCTGCTCAGACAGACCATCTCCAGTTGGACACTTCCAGGATCTTGTAGACGCAGAATTTCAGCGATGGTGCAGAACATCGAACAGAGCCACGCCGAGTCCTGAAGACACAGTACTACACTCTAGTACTACActctagtactactgtagtactacactctagtactactgtaatactacactctagtactactgtagtactacagtctagtactacagtagtactacactctagtactactgtagtactacactctagtactacagtaatactacatgtgagcgtgcatgtgtgtgagcgtgCACGTGTGTGAGCGTgcacgtgtgtgagtgtgcacgtGTCTCACCCCCTCAGTGAAGAAGTCGTTGATCTTTTGAGCGTCTTCAATCATCCGCTGAGCTCcatccagctgctgctctctgctcttcttcctcgtcttcatcatcctcttcacATACTGAAGACACACATCCTGATGGAGGACAGACAGCACGGcctgcagagagacaggtacagagagacaggtacagagagacaggtacagagacaggtacagagagacaggtacataGAGACAGGTAcggagagacaggtacagagagacaggtacagagacaggtacagagagacaggtagatagagacaggtacagagagacaggtacagagagacaggtacagagacaggtacagagagacaggtacagagagacaggtacagagacaggtacagagagacaggtacagagacaggtacagagagacaggtagatagagacaggtacagagagacaggtacagagagacaggtacagagacaggtacagagagacaggtacagagagacaggtacagagagacaggtacagagacaggtacagagagacaggtagatagagacaggtacagagagacaggtacagagagacaggtacagagacaggtacagagagacaggtacagagagacaggtacagagacaggtacagagagacaggtatggagacaggtagagagacaggtacggAGAGACAGGTTCatagagacaggtacagagagacaggtacagagacaggtagagagagacaggtacagagagacaggtacagagagacaggtacagagagccaggtacagagacaggtacagagacaggtagatagagacaggtacagagagacaggtacatagagacaggtacagagacaggtagatagagacaggtacagagagacaggtacagacagacaggtacagagagacaggtacagagagacagacaggtacagagagacagacaggtacagagacaggtagatagagacaggtacagagagacaggtaaagagagacaggtacggagagacaggtacagagagacaggtacagagacaggtacagagagacaggtatggagacaggtagagagacaggtacatagagacaggtacagagacaggtacagagagacaggtacagagagacaggtaaagagagacaggtacggagagacagacaggtacagagagacaggtacagagagacaggtaaagagagacaggtacggagagacagacaggtacagagagacaggtacagagagacaggtacagagagacaggtacagagacaggtacagagagacaggtacagagacaggtacagagagacaggtacagagagacaggtacagagagacaggtacgGAGACACAGGTAAAGAGAGACAGGttcagagagacaggtacagagacaggtACAAAGAGATAGGTacggagagacagacaggtacagagagacaggtacagagagacaggtacagagagacagacaggtacagagagacagacaggtgtctCACCCGTCTGCAGGCTGGTTTGAGGTGAGTGAGGTCACTCAGCTGTTGGTTCAGAGAGTCGAGCAGAGAGTCAACGACAGGAAGTGACCCGTCCAACCAACCAGACGTCCACAGCTGACTgcaacacacctgaacacacacacacacacagacacacacacacagacacacacgcacacacgcacacacacacacacacagacacacagacacatacacacacagacacacacacacacacacacacacacacacacacacacacacacacacacacagaggaacatgaacacagtgtgtttaagtCTACCTTCAGCTGACTGggacagagtgagacaggtgagacaggtgggacaggtgagacaggtgagacaggtgagacaggtgtaCCTTCAGTTGGctgggacaggtgagacaccTGTACCCACAATCCTTCAGGGCAGCCAGAGTGTCCAGACAGCGGCGTCTCTGTGGCTCCgacacacttcctgttcctgtgaTGTAATCCCTGAGGACAGGTACAGGTGAGTGTTATTGGTCAGGTCTCTGCAGGTGTGTCCATGACAGGGACAGCAGCTGGTCTCACCTGAACTGCTCCTCACAGGCCAGGTGAGCCTTCATCACCGAACGCACGTTACCATGGTTACCCTTCACAAAGTCCTCCATAGACGTCTTGTAGCTGAAACACATGacacacctgtctcacacctgtctcacacctgtctcacacctgtctcacacctgtctcACACAGGTCTCACCTGTCACACaggtctcacctgtctcacctgtcacacctgtcacacatgacacacctgtctcacacctgtctcacacaggtcacacctgtcacacctgtctcacctctcacacctgtcacacctctcacacctgtcacacctgtctcacctctcacacctgtctcatctgtcacatctgtctcACCTGccacacctgtctcacctgtctcacctctcacatctgtcacatctgtcacacctatcacacttctcacatctgtctcacctctcacacctgtctcacacctgtctcacacctgtctcacacctgtctcacacctgtctcacctgtcacacctgtctCATGTACCTGCTGAGGAAGTCCTCCAGGTGAGCTGTGATTCGCTCAGCTTTGCTCTGCTCTCCAATCACACACCTGAACTCAGTCAGGAATCCGTCTATAACCTGGAAACACAGAACCCAGAGTTTACCCATCACCCAAATATACAGACACACCTGCCACACACCTACAGAGCTAATggccctgtctcacctgtctcacctgtctcacctgtctcacctgtctcatctGTAATgaccctgtctcacctgtaatgaccctgtctcacctgtaatgaccctgtctcacctgtctcacctgtaatgaccctgtctcacctgtctcacctgtaatgaccctgtctcacctgtaatgaccctgtctcacctgtctcacctgtaatgaccctgtctcacctgtctcacctgtaatgaccctgtctcacctgtaatgaccctgtctcacctgtctcacctgtctcacctgtaatgaccctgtctcacctgtaatgaccctgtctcacctgtctcacctgtctcacctgtaatgaccctgtctcacctgtaatgaccctgtctcacctgtctcacctgtaatgaccctgtctcacctgtaatgaccctgtctcacctgtctcacctgtaatgaccctgtctcacctgtctcacctgtaatgaccctgtctcacctgtctcacctgtaatgaccctgtctcacctgtaatgaccctgtctcacctgtctcacctgtctcacctgtaatgaccctgtctcacctgtaatGACCCTGTCtaacctgtctcacctgtaatgaccctgtctcacctgtctcacctgtaatgaccctgtctcacctgtaatgaccctgtctcacctgtaatgaccctgtctcacctgtctcacctgtaatggccctgtctcacctgtctcacctgtctcacctgtaatggccctgtctcacctgtaatggccctgtctcacctgtaatGACCCTGtttcacctgtctcacctgtctcacctgtatgACGTCGACAGCCAGAGGACTGAAGTAGTAGTGGTCTAGGAGCTCAGGTGTCTTCCCGCTCAGCCagttctcctcttctttcttcagcGCGGTGCTGAGACACGACTTCACTTTGTCCTGAAGGAGAGACATCTCAACACGTCACAGAGACAGCTCAACGTGTCACAGAGACAGCTCAACACGTCACAGAGACAGCTCAACGTGTCACAGAGACAGCTCAACGTGTCACAGAGACAGCTCAACGTGTCACAGAGACAGCTCAACACGTCACAGAGACAGCTCAACGTGTCACAGAGACAGCTCAACGTGTCACAGAGACAGCTCAACACGTCACAGAGACAGCTCAACGTGTCACAGAGACAGCTCAACACGTCACAGAGACAGCTCAACGTGTCACAGAGACAGCTCAACACGTCACAGAGACAGCTCAACGTGTCACAGAGACAGCTCAACACGTCACAGAGACAGCTCAACGTGTCACAGAGACAGCTCAACGTGTCACAGAGACAGCTCAACGTGTCACAGAGACAGCTCAACGTGTCACAGAGACAGCTCAACACGTCACAGAGACAGCTCAACGTGTCACAGAGACAGCTCAACACGTCACAGAGACAGCTCAACGTGTCACAGAGACAGCTCAACACGTCACAGAGACAGCTCAACGTGTTACAGAGACGCAGACGTAAAGAACAAAGTCAGTCACAGACGTTAAAACATGAAGCAGAAACACATCATCACAAATATACCAGGAACAAAACCAGAACTTTAGATTccaccagacagacagacattaatattaatattaaacattaatcttattaaacagcagcagcagggttagggaGAGCTGGCTCGGTCACCTCTGTGTGGGTCAGGTACTGGTCCTCCAGCTGGGTCCGGTTctcctgcagcagcagagaacCCAGACAGGCCGTCTTTATCTTCCCGTCCAGCTCTTCATGCTTCAACACTTCACTGaaggaacaaacacacagctggacgTCAGAGGGAACATCTGGACGTCAGAGGGAACATCTGGAGCTACACACACTTCACATGTAGATTCCTGTCATACCACAATAACCTGAAACAGACGTGTGAGTTTAAAACCCTCCGAACATCTCTGAGTTTATCTCTGAACTCATCTCTGAGTTTATCTCTGAACTCATCTCTGAGTTTATCTCTGAACTCATCTCTGAGTTTATCTCTGAACACATCTCTGAGTTTATCTCTGAGAAACAAACTGAGGCTACAGGCGAGACTCAGATCTGCTGATCAGGACGTGTGGAGGCTGGGTTAGCGTCAGAGAGTTctagcttcacatctactttataatccatgtttcctcccttcctcccttcctaccttcctcccttcctcccttcctcccttcctcccttcctcccttcctaccttcctaccttccttccttcctttccttcattcagactctgaagcttcatatctactttataatccatgtttctacagaaggTAGAGGAagacagtatgaacaggaggaatcattacacacacacacacacacacacacacagacacacacacacacagacacacacacacacagacacacacacacacacagacacacactgactcacacacacacacacacacacacacacacacacagacacacacacacacagacacacacacacacacagacacacactgactcacacacacacacacacacacacacactgactcacacacacacacacacacacacactgactcacacagacacacacacacacacacactgactcacacacacacacacacacacactgactcacacacacacacacacacacacacacacacacacacacacacacacacacacacacacacacagactcacagtggGTAGCAGTGGTTGACCCAGTACAGCAGGTAGGAGCAGTCCTGGTTCTGGAGGCCCGGTGCTGCCAGCTGAGTGATCCGGGTGGAGAACCTCTGCTGGTAGAGTCCGGCGTAGACGTTCAGGACGTCCATGTGAGGAGGGTAACAGTCCACCACCGTCCTCACCACCGTCAGCAGGTCCTCCTTCACACGCTTCCCCAACcgacacacctgcacaggtaccACAGCAGAACCCTGAACCCTGAACCCCAACcgacacacctgcacaggtaccACAGCAGAACCCTGAACCCTGAACCCTGCACAGGTACCACAGCAGAACCCTGAACCCCAACcgacacacctgcacaggtaccACAGCAGAACCCTGAACCCTGCACAGGTACCACAGCAGAACCCTGAACCCCAACcgacacacctgcacaggtaccACAGCAGAACCCTGAACCCTGAACCCTGAACCCTGCACAGGTACCACAGCAGAACCCTGAACCCTGAACCCTGCACAGGTACCACAGCAGAACCCTGAACCCTGCACAGGTACCACAGCAGAACCCTGAACCCCAACCggcacacctgcacaggtaccACAGCAGAACCCTGAACCCTGCACAGGTACCACAGCAGAACCCTGAACCCTGAACCCTGAACCCCAACcgacacacctgcacaggtaccACAGCAGAACCCTGAACCCCAACcgacacacctgcacaggtaccACAGCAGAACCCTGAACCCCAACcgacacacctgcacaggtaccACAGCAGAACCCTGAACCCTGCACAGGTACTACAGCAGAACCCTGAACCCTGCACAGGTACCACAGCAGAACCCTGAACCCCAACcgacacacctgcacaggtaccACAGCAGAACCCTGAACCCCAACcgacacacctgcacaggtaccACAGCAGCGGGGGCTCAGAGACCACGTCCACACCCTCACACAGTCAGACCACCGAGAGCTTCTACTGAACCCTGGAACCCTGGAACCCTGGGACCCTGGAACCCTGAACCCTGGAACCCTGGAACCCTGAACCCTGGAACCCTGGAACCCGGAACCCTGGAACCTTGGAACCCTGAGCCCTGGAACCCTGAACCCTGGAACCCTGAACCCTGGAACCCTGAACCCTGGAACCCTGAACCCTGGAACCCTGGAACCCGGAACCCTGGAACCTTGGAACCGTGAGCCCTGAACCTTGGAACCCTGAACCCTGAACCCTGAACCCTGGAACCCGGAACCCTGAACCCTGAACCCTGGAACCCGGAACCCTGGAACCCTGAACCCTGGAACCCTGAACCCTGGAACCCTGAACCCTGAACCCGGAACCCTGGAACCCTGAACCCTGAATCCTGGAACCCTGGAACCCTGGAACCCTGGAACCCTGAACCCTGGAACCCTgaacctcatcatcatcatcggtTCTATCAACACATGAAATGTTCCTTCCTGAACGAAGTCACATGACTGCACTGACTTCCTGCTCATGTTGAAATGTGTCTCACAGACAGAAccatgacaggaagtgatgtcactgaGGACTCACCTCCCTCTTCACAGGTGAGGAGAGCTGGtgtgctcctcctgctcctcctgctcctactgctcctcctgctcctcctgcctcctcctctgcaGCCTCCTTCAGTCTGGACTCCACCATGTTACTCAGCAGCTCGTTGTGACTGCTGAGACACTTCAGCGGCCGCCACGCTGGGACCCGCCGGCCCCCCCCAGCAGCGCCGGCCCACCGCCGGTCCTGCGCCTCCTGCTGCTGGATGGAGGCCACGGCGCTCCGCAGGGCCCCCACCTCccccgaggaggaggagcaggaggaggaggaggaggaggaggaggtgaaggtgtTGTGGACAGTCATTAGTATCTGCAGCCGCAGAGCCTCCAGCTCTCTCTGCAGctcgtcctcctcctgctcctgctcctcctcctgctcctcctgctgctcctcctgctcctcctcctgctgctcctgctctGACTGACTGAACAGCTGCTCCTCCCTGATGATGAGCCTCCTGCTGatctcctccagctgctcctcctcctgctcctcctgctcctcctcatgctcctcctgctcctcctcctgctgctgctcctctgcatGAAGCACAGCAGAAAAAATCAGCATTGAGCAGCAGAACATGATCAGACACCACAGAGGTTCTCCTGGTTCAGACCAGCAGGAGAGTTCTATCTGAGGTTCTGGTGGTTCTGTTGGTTCTATCTGAGGTTCTGTTGGTTCTATCTGAGGTTCTGATGGTTCTGTTGGTTCTATCTGAAGTTCTGTTTGTTCTATCTGAGGTTCTGATGGTTCTATGTGAGGTTCTGATTGTTCTGTTGGTTCTATCTGAGGTTCTGATGGTTCTATGTGAGGTTCTGTTGGTTCTGTTGGTTCTATCTGAGGTTCTGTTGGTTCTATCTGAGGTTCTGATGGTTCTGTTGGTTCTATCTGAGGTTCTGATGGTTCTATGTGAGGTTCTGTTGGTTCTGTTGGTTCTATCTGAGGTTCTGAGTGTTCTGTTGGTTCTATCTGAGGTTCTGATTGTTCTGTTGGTTCTATCTGAGGTTCTGATGGTTCTATGTGAGGTTCTGTTGGTTCTGTTGGTTCTATCTGAGGTTCTGTTGGTTCTATCTGAGGTTCTGATGGTTCTGTTGGTTCTATCTGAGGTTCTGATGGTTCTATGTGAGGTTCTGTTGGTTCTGTTGGTTCTATCTGAGGTTCTGATTGTTCTGTTGGTTCTATCTGAGGTTCTGATTGTTCTGTTGGTTCTATCTGAGGTTCTGGTGGTTCTATGTGAGGTTCTGTTGGGTTTGTTGGTTCTATCTGTGGTTCTGTTGGTTCTGGTGGTTCTATCTGAGGTTCTGATGGTTCTGTTGGTTCTA
This genomic interval from Scomber japonicus isolate fScoJap1 chromosome 17, fScoJap1.pri, whole genome shotgun sequence contains the following:
- the LOC128377441 gene encoding tumor necrosis factor alpha-induced protein 2-like — translated: MVAIRSEVDVLNVTVTDREGSLSTYNDDVVSLKHKVDKLPAQLVTLDSKCEARSHHNNIWIIGLPEEHGTVSTLLKDAFGSGKEPVVDRVHRSLQPKPKPGDCPHPIMAPKARAAFNDIRRQLRDIPDINLVLVQSWFSPDPGPGPGPGAVLVLVQSCLVLVPSWSWSWCSPGPDAVLVLMRSFLSSRGQQSSRGGDEENRGGERRRLPRLKIPRKIWKNRKQKNHNQQQEEEQEEHEEEQEEQEEEQLEEISRRLIIREEQLFSQSEQEQQEEEQEEQQEEQEEEQEQEEDELQRELEALRLQILMTVHNTFTSSSSSSSSCSSSSGEVGALRSAVASIQQQEAQDRRWAGAAGGGRRVPAWRPLKCLSSHNELLSNMVESRLKEAAEEEAGGAGGAVGAGGAGGAHQLSSPVKREVCRLGKRVKEDLLTVVRTVVDCYPPHMDVLNVYAGLYQQRFSTRITQLAAPGLQNQDCSYLLYWVNHCYPLEVLKHEELDGKIKTACLGSLLLQENRTQLEDQYLTHTEDKVKSCLSTALKKEEENWLSGKTPELLDHYYFSPLAVDVIQVIDGFLTEFRCVIGEQSKAERITAHLEDFLSSYKTSMEDFVKGNHGNVRSVMKAHLACEEQFRDYITGTGSVSEPQRRRCLDTLAALKDCGYRCLTCPSQLKVCCSQLWTSGWLDGSLPVVDSLLDSLNQQLSDLTHLKPACRRAVLSVLHQDVCLQYVKRMMKTRKKSREQQLDGAQRMIEDAQKINDFFTEGVRHDSAWLCSMFCTIAEILRLQDPGSVQLEMVCLSRTFPDLSDAHVSALLSLKTGLSAADVRSIRRSVEENRPLNASSNHSPPFFSMVKVKWINNKINQMGLKA